The Mercurialis annua linkage group LG7, ddMerAnnu1.2, whole genome shotgun sequence genome includes the window AACGCCGCGCAATTTCGGCAACAAAGGATGATCAAAATGGCTCAAAACTTGCCTTTCAAACGAGACtcttttaaattcatttccatTACATAATTCTTTATTCTTCTTCTCCACAACATCCTTCAAAATCACCTTCAACGCCAGCAACTCGCCGCCGGTCTCTTCTTTAATCAGAAACACAACGCCCTTGGCGCCGCGGCCCAGCGGCGATATCACTAATAAACCACTGTCGCCGTCTAAACTTAGAATCGGCACTATAGCTGATTCTTGATTGTTCATGatactaaaaaaaatttaaaaaaatttaaaactgtcttattattttttatggtaGTTTAGTTAtgagaaaatttataaaaagagcTGTGATTTGTTGGGAGTGTGATGTGCTGTGTTATGATGCGTTTTCTTGGTGAAGAAGGATTCAATATTGGtggaaattaaatttaattaataattgttttttatatgtaaattgGGCAGCGTTTTTATCGTCTAAGTACGAGTTTTTCTCACTATTCGGCGGGTGTTACCGTTAGATTCGAACACGTGTGTACTTTTTTGTTATTAAGAGTTACGTGGAGGAATCTTAGACGTGAATAATGGAGTCAGCTTCTAGAAAGCGTGAGAAAATCAAAATGTGGACAGGTTTATAGGAGACACGAGTGTAATTActaattattgaaaaattaagcTTAATTAAGGTGATTTATTTCTAATTATCAGTTGTAGACCACGTTCGAAATGTGATGCTATTAagcactttttatttttttgttaaggTTTTTCCTTAACAATTTTTGTTTGCTATATTTGTTTTTCAGaatattaatttgtttctttttttaaatagatGCAAAAGGTTGTATGTGTATTCTCATGACTCATGTGAATTATATACCTTTTGAGTTCCCTAAGAAAATACTACCTTTTGAGTGTTAAAATTTGGGTTAATGAcgtttttacataaaaaattaaaaaaatttcttaaattacCCCATGATTAGAATTTTTTCTGTATTTAGGCCAtacagaccgcggaacacttcaGCGGTTTGttgtaaaccgcggaagtgttccgcggtctgccCACGTGGCTCCACCTGGACGCAGGTGGAACCACGTGGATGTAAACCGCGGAAagcttccgcggtttacagtgacaggtcactgtaaaccgcggaagctttccgcggtttacagagggaatttattccctctgacagggaataaattcccttgACCAAAGTGGTTGTAGACCGCGGAAAATTTCCGCGGTCTACACCACTATATAAGGGGGAAATCGTTCCCCCTTATCTGCACACAAAGAAAATTTACTTAGGAAAAAATTTTAGAGAGATGTTAGAGAGAGAGAGTTAGAGAGTTAGAGGGAATATTATTTAGGAAAAAATTTTACGGAGCCTATTTTCGGAAAGTGATATTATTTTCGTGGTGGATATTATTTTGCGTGGCGGATattattttgagaaaattaggaaaaatactctctttttaaaaataataggatttcctacctcaaaaaggaaaagatagagaaaatacctcactcttttactataattatttttttactctaagacatatttatattataattatacctactttttattattattttactctaattatattttttttactctaataaTATACCACCTGTtactcttttttttcctttctctttcctttctcttttttcttctttctcttctctgctttcttttttttcgtcattcttcttcttcttcttcttcttcttcttcttcttcttctccatttttattctttttttcatcatcgttccttcatcgatccgttgtcgctccgccatcgtttcgtcgtcgcttcgccgttctttcatatttgattttagcgatttttttcttaattcgtggtgataaatacaattcattttaactttcagatctaaataaattaatcttgatttttttcaattttagatctaaaaagctgcatgaaaaacgattttatgatgaaaaaaacgattttctgcaaacaaaacagcatctgattatcatatgagtatcactgcattatcatcacattatcataacactgcagaaaaaattattttttttataaaaaaacagcctctgattatcatatgagtatcactctattatcatgtagttatcataacattgcggggaaaaaaattctgcataaaataatgtttgattataaaatcgttatcataatattatcatatttcgttatcataacattatcatatgataccgagatgatatttatggtatcaagatgataatgttatgataatatctatgattatgttatgataaaacaatatttgattatcatgtcagtatcagtatattatcatgttgttatcataacactgcagtaagataactagatgataatgaaatatgataatgttatgataatatctatgattatgttatgataaaacagtatctgattatcatctcagtatcagtatattatcatgttgttatcataacactgcagtaagatacctagatgataatgaaatatgataagattatgataattggatgataacgtgcgcaaaaatataattacaaaaggatttatgataaccagatgataacggagtaaaatcataaatatttttaaacccagagtaaaaacataaatctgaaaaaaacgtgaggtattttctgcaacttttatgtgttgaggtaaaatgtgcaaatatttttatttttggagtaaatacctaaatttcCCTATTATTTTGCGTGGCGGATATTACTTTGCGTGGCGGATATTATTTTTCGGCGCGGAATATTATTTTTCGGCgcggaatattattttttggcgcGTAATTATCGGGTGagtctttaaaatttatagatatattaatttttaattattgaatatagttagatttaaatgatgtttacttagattaaaataatatttcaaatgtagttagttaatattatagttagatttagtttaaaattctaaaaaaatatgtattttattgaatatagttagatttaaatgatgtttacttagattaaaataatatttcaaatgtAGTTAGTTAATATTGTAGTTAGATTtagttcaaaattttaaaaaatatgtattataaaataaattagattaatgtgtaaatttaattagattaatgtgtaaatgtaattagattaaaataatgtttgaagtgtagttaattaatattaaagttagatttagttcaaaattttaaaaaatatgtattataaaatgaattagATTTATGTGTAAATGAAATTAGAATaatgtgtataaaatttataggAATGAATAGagtatattaaaattagaaaatcgaatatatgaaattttttaaaatattttaaaattaggttgaaattagtgaaaatattaaaattgattagATTCGGAATTTACATTTAATGTAATCCATTTGAATTTACATTTAATGTAGGAAttagtgaaaatattaaaatgtagttaaaattatattttttttaatgtagtaATGACGACAAATGCGCTGCCAGCCCTAAAAATTTATTGGGATGGTACAATATTATCGACTCCGGGTGGAGTGGATTATGTTTCCGGTAAATCGGAAATGGTTGAGCTGACGAGAGTAGTGAATTTTGCACAACTACAAGTCGTAATTAGAAGGGTAATTGGGCTGAACGATGCTGACGAGATAGTGAAGATTTATCTAAGAGTACCTCGGTTCGATGAACATggaagatttcaaaaatatgatgGTTTTCCTATGGAGACAGATGTTCACATGGAAGCAATGTGGCGTAATGTTTCGCGGACGCCACAAATGAGGGTAGTTGAGTTTTATATTGTATACAATCCGTTATCTCAAGTAcgtgcggatgtagacgactgtgcggatgtagacgactgtgcggatgtagacgatGGTGATGATTTTAGTGATGAagatgaggaagaagaacactTCTACGGGGCCGTTGCTGATGACAacgaggatgatgatgatgatgatgatgacatcGGTGGTGAGAATGGAGATGGCACCCATGGTGAGAATGTCGGTGGTGGGTCGGAACAAAATACAGATCATTTTGAGTCGCGCC containing:
- the LOC126657081 gene encoding uncharacterized protein LOC126657081, producing the protein MTTNALPALKIYWDGTILSTPGGVDYVSGKSEMVELTRVVNFAQLQVVIRRVIGLNDADEIVKIYLRVPRFDEHGRFQKYDGFPMETDVHMEAMWRNVSRTPQMRVVEFYIVYNPLSQVRADVDDCADVDDCADVDDGDDFSDEDEEEEHFYGAVADDNEDDDDDDDDIGGENGDGTHGENVGGGSEQNTDHFESRLPHEYTDQNVDDMRVNMNLWPKENAIWVRRFKKASQTG